A region from the Pseudomonas sp. KU26590 genome encodes:
- the hflX gene encoding ribosome rescue GTPase HflX, translated as MFFERHSGGERAILVHLDGQDPEAREDPQEFRELALSAGADIVSFVNVPRHRPTAKYLVGSGKVEELRDLVKTEKSDIVIFNHVLTPSQERNLERVFECRVLDRTGLILDIFAQRARTHEGKLQVELAQLEHMSTRLVRGWTHLERQGGGIGLRGPGETQLETDRRLLRVRLRQIKGRLEKVRSQRDQARRGRTRADIPTVSIVGYTNAGKSTLFNAVTDSDVYAADQLFATLDPTLRRLEVKDLGPIVLADTVGFIRHLPHKLVEAFRATLEESSNSDLLLHVIDAHEPDRLEQIEQVMVVLGEIGAQDLPMLEVYNKLDLLEGVEPQIQRDADGKPQRVWVSARDGRGLDLLKQAIAEVLGNDLFVGTLRLTQEFARLRAQFFNLGAVQSEEHDEEGQSLLAVRLPRVEFNRLVSREGLQPLEFIEQHTLQ; from the coding sequence TTGTTCTTTGAGCGCCACAGTGGTGGTGAGCGGGCGATCCTCGTTCACTTGGATGGTCAGGACCCTGAGGCGCGCGAAGATCCGCAGGAGTTCAGGGAACTGGCGCTGTCGGCCGGCGCCGATATTGTCTCGTTCGTCAACGTGCCAAGGCATCGGCCAACGGCCAAGTATCTGGTAGGCAGCGGCAAGGTCGAGGAATTACGCGACCTGGTCAAAACCGAAAAGTCAGATATCGTCATCTTTAATCATGTCCTTACACCCAGTCAGGAACGTAACCTCGAACGTGTTTTCGAGTGTCGCGTGCTTGACCGTACGGGCCTGATTCTCGACATTTTCGCCCAACGGGCGCGCACCCATGAAGGCAAGCTGCAGGTCGAACTGGCCCAGCTTGAGCACATGAGCACGCGGCTGGTTCGTGGCTGGACTCACCTTGAGCGTCAGGGTGGCGGTATCGGTCTGCGCGGTCCGGGTGAAACCCAGCTCGAAACGGACCGGCGTCTGTTGCGTGTGCGCCTGCGTCAGATCAAGGGCCGGCTTGAAAAAGTTCGCAGTCAGCGTGATCAGGCCCGTCGTGGCCGCACCCGCGCGGATATCCCTACGGTTTCGATCGTCGGCTACACCAACGCCGGCAAGTCAACGCTGTTCAATGCGGTGACCGACTCCGACGTCTACGCGGCCGATCAACTGTTTGCGACCCTCGACCCGACCCTGCGCCGCCTTGAAGTCAAAGACCTCGGGCCGATTGTGCTGGCTGATACGGTGGGTTTCATCCGCCATTTGCCGCACAAGCTGGTCGAGGCCTTTCGGGCTACGCTCGAAGAGTCGAGCAACTCTGATCTGCTATTGCATGTGATCGACGCTCACGAGCCCGATCGCCTGGAACAGATCGAGCAGGTCATGGTGGTGCTGGGCGAGATTGGCGCCCAGGACTTGCCGATGCTTGAGGTCTATAACAAACTCGATCTGCTCGAAGGGGTTGAGCCGCAGATTCAACGCGATGCCGATGGCAAGCCGCAGCGGGTCTGGGTTTCTGCCCGTGACGGGCGTGGTCTGGATTTGCTCAAGCAAGCCATCGCCGAAGTGTTGGGCAATGACCTCTTTGTGGGGACGCTGCGCCTTACTCAGGAGTTCGCCCGGTTGCGTGCCCAGTTTTTCAACCTGGGTGCGGTGCAGAGCGAAGAACACGACGAAGAAGGCCAGAGTCTTCTGGCTGTACGGTTACCCCGAGTTGAATTCAATCGCCTGGTGAGTCGCGAAGGACTGCAGCCGCTGGAATTCATCGAGCAACACACTTTGCAATAA
- the hfq gene encoding RNA chaperone Hfq, with protein sequence MSKGHSLQDPYLNTLRKEKVGVSIYLVNGIKLQGTIESFDQFVILLKNTVSQMVYKHAISTVVPVRPIRLPSATESEQADAEPGNA encoded by the coding sequence ATGTCAAAAGGGCATTCGCTACAAGACCCTTACCTGAACACTTTGCGTAAAGAAAAGGTTGGGGTTTCGATCTACCTGGTAAACGGTATCAAGCTGCAAGGCACTATCGAATCTTTTGACCAGTTCGTTATTTTGCTGAAGAACACTGTCAGCCAAATGGTCTACAAACACGCCATCTCGACTGTCGTTCCCGTCCGCCCGATTCGTCTGCCTAGCGCTACCGAATCCGAGCAGGCTGACGCCGAGCCAGGTAACGCCTGA
- the miaA gene encoding tRNA (adenosine(37)-N6)-dimethylallyltransferase MiaA, producing the protein MSALPPAIFLMGPTAAGKTDLAIELTKVLPCELISVDSALVYRGMDIGTAKPSKALLDTYPHRLIDILDPSQSYSAADFRTDALHAMAEITARGKIPLLVGGTMLYFKALLEGLADMPAADAEIRAQIEAQAASQGWQALHDELASIDPVSAARIHPNDPQRLVRALEVFRVSGVSMTAHREQQSAQSAQASASGRHQLPYTVANLAIAPTDRKVLHDRIAVRFRQMLDEGFVEEVVALRSRGDLHSNLPSIRAVGYRQVWDHLDGKLTRDEMQERGIIATRQLAKRQFTWLRSWQDLHWLDSLACDNLPRALKYLGSVSILS; encoded by the coding sequence ATGAGTGCTCTTCCTCCGGCCATCTTTCTGATGGGGCCGACCGCCGCCGGGAAAACCGATCTCGCCATCGAACTGACCAAAGTGCTGCCATGTGAGCTGATCAGCGTGGATTCCGCGCTGGTTTATCGCGGCATGGACATCGGCACTGCCAAGCCATCAAAGGCGCTTCTGGACACGTATCCGCACCGGCTCATCGATATCCTCGATCCGAGCCAGAGCTACTCTGCGGCGGATTTTCGAACCGATGCCTTGCACGCTATGGCGGAAATTACCGCCCGGGGGAAAATTCCCCTGCTGGTGGGCGGCACGATGTTGTATTTCAAGGCTCTACTGGAAGGCCTGGCCGATATGCCTGCGGCTGACGCCGAGATTCGTGCGCAGATTGAGGCGCAAGCGGCCAGTCAGGGTTGGCAGGCGTTGCATGATGAGCTGGCGAGCATCGATCCGGTGTCGGCAGCGAGAATTCACCCCAACGATCCTCAGCGGCTTGTTCGTGCGCTGGAAGTCTTTCGGGTAAGCGGCGTGAGCATGACCGCACACCGTGAACAACAAAGTGCGCAAAGTGCTCAAGCGAGCGCTTCGGGGCGTCATCAATTGCCCTATACTGTCGCAAATCTCGCGATCGCACCGACGGATCGCAAGGTGCTCCACGACCGAATTGCTGTGCGTTTCAGGCAAATGCTTGATGAAGGATTCGTTGAAGAAGTTGTAGCGCTACGTTCGAGGGGTGATCTGCACTCGAATTTACCGTCTATAAGAGCTGTAGGGTATCGCCAGGTCTGGGATCATCTGGACGGCAAGCTGACTCGGGATGAAATGCAGGAGCGCGGCATCATTGCCACGCGCCAGCTGGCCAAGAGGCAGTTCACCTGGTTACGCAGCTGGCAGGATTTGCACTGGTTGGACAGCCTGGCTTGCGACAATCTGCCACGCGCCTTGAAATACCTGGGGTCGGTCTCCATATTGAGCTGA
- the mutL gene encoding DNA mismatch repair endonuclease MutL, whose product MSADLPAAEAARIQLLSPRLANQIAAGEVVERPASVIKELLENSLDSGARRIDVDVEQAGIKLLRVRDDGGGISSDDLPLALARHATSKIRDLEDLERVMSLGFRGEALASISSVARLTLTSRTRDADQAWQVETEGRDMASRVQPAAHPVGTSVEVRDLFFNTPARRKFLKAEKTEFDHLQEVIKRMALARFDVAFHLRHNGKTVLSLHEARDDVSRARRVSAICGAGFLEQALPIEVERNGLRLWGWVGLPTFSRSQADLQYFFVNGRAVRDKLVAHAVRQAYRDVLFNGRHPTFVLFFEVDPAVVDVNVHPTKHEVRFRDGRMVHDFLYGTLHRALGDVRPEDQLAGTTSVTALVRPSGPDAGEFGPQGEMRLANNGLETPQGQAWNTPAGSAPGSGSGAGYQYQYTPRPSSVLPAEEARAAYSEFFAPLPGAQAPVGTGGASLPESQGDVPPLGYALAQLKGIYILAENAHGLVLVDMHAAHERIMYERLKIAMASEGLSGQPLLVPESIAVSQREADCAEEHVATFQQLGFELQRLGPETLAIRQIPALLKQAEANRLVHDVLGDLMEYGTSDRVQAHMNELLGTMACHGAIRANRRLAIPEMNGLLRDMENTERSGQCNHGRPTWTQLGLDDLDKLFLRGR is encoded by the coding sequence GTGAGTGCCGATTTACCCGCAGCGGAAGCCGCGCGTATCCAGCTGCTCAGTCCACGGCTTGCCAACCAGATTGCGGCGGGTGAAGTCGTAGAACGGCCGGCGTCGGTGATCAAGGAACTGCTCGAGAACAGCCTCGATTCCGGCGCGCGACGTATCGACGTTGACGTGGAGCAGGCAGGCATCAAGCTGTTGCGTGTTCGCGACGACGGCGGCGGCATCTCCTCTGATGACCTGCCCCTGGCGCTGGCCCGACATGCCACCAGCAAGATCCGCGACCTGGAAGACCTTGAGCGCGTCATGAGCCTTGGCTTCCGGGGCGAGGCGTTGGCGTCGATCAGCTCCGTGGCGCGCCTGACGTTGACGTCACGCACACGTGATGCCGATCAGGCATGGCAGGTCGAGACCGAAGGCCGCGACATGGCTTCGCGGGTTCAGCCTGCTGCGCACCCTGTCGGCACTTCCGTGGAAGTGCGCGACCTGTTCTTCAACACTCCGGCGCGGCGCAAGTTTCTCAAGGCCGAGAAAACCGAATTCGATCATCTTCAAGAAGTCATCAAGCGCATGGCGCTGGCGCGGTTCGACGTGGCCTTCCATCTGCGCCACAACGGCAAGACCGTACTGAGCCTGCACGAAGCCCGCGATGACGTTTCACGCGCGCGGCGGGTTTCGGCCATTTGCGGCGCCGGGTTTCTGGAACAGGCGCTGCCGATCGAGGTCGAGCGCAACGGGTTGAGGTTGTGGGGCTGGGTTGGTCTGCCGACGTTCTCGCGCAGTCAGGCCGATTTGCAGTATTTCTTCGTCAATGGCCGCGCGGTGCGCGACAAACTGGTTGCCCACGCGGTGCGTCAGGCTTATCGCGACGTACTGTTCAACGGCCGGCATCCAACCTTCGTGCTGTTTTTTGAAGTCGATCCGGCGGTCGTCGACGTCAACGTCCATCCGACCAAGCACGAAGTGCGCTTCCGCGACGGGCGCATGGTTCACGATTTCCTTTACGGCACCCTGCATCGCGCCCTTGGCGACGTGCGACCTGAAGATCAGCTCGCTGGTACCACCTCGGTCACCGCGCTGGTACGACCAAGCGGGCCAGATGCCGGCGAATTCGGGCCGCAGGGCGAAATGCGCCTGGCCAATAACGGGCTCGAAACCCCGCAAGGTCAGGCCTGGAATACGCCTGCCGGATCTGCGCCCGGCTCTGGCAGTGGCGCGGGCTATCAGTATCAGTACACGCCGCGGCCGTCGTCGGTGCTTCCCGCCGAAGAGGCGCGTGCCGCTTACAGCGAATTCTTTGCCCCGCTGCCCGGCGCGCAGGCTCCGGTGGGCACGGGCGGCGCCTCGCTGCCCGAATCCCAGGGCGATGTTCCGCCGCTGGGTTATGCCCTCGCTCAGCTCAAGGGCATTTATATCCTCGCGGAGAACGCCCACGGTCTGGTGCTGGTGGACATGCACGCGGCCCATGAGCGAATCATGTACGAGCGCTTGAAGATCGCCATGGCCAGCGAAGGCCTGAGCGGTCAGCCGCTGCTGGTGCCAGAGTCCATCGCGGTCAGCCAGCGTGAGGCCGACTGCGCCGAGGAACACGTGGCGACTTTCCAGCAACTGGGCTTCGAATTGCAGCGCCTCGGCCCCGAGACTCTCGCGATCCGGCAGATCCCCGCACTGCTCAAGCAGGCTGAGGCGAATCGACTGGTGCACGACGTTCTGGGCGATCTGATGGAGTACGGCACTAGCGATCGCGTTCAGGCGCACATGAATGAACTGCTCGGCACCATGGCGTGCCACGGCGCGATTCGCGCCAATCGGCGGCTGGCCATTCCGGAAATGAACGGCCTGCTGCGTGATATGGAAAACACCGAGCGCAGCGGTCAATGCAACCACGGACGGCCCACCTGGACCCAGCTGGGTCTGGATGATCTGGACAAACTATTCCTGCGCGGTCGCTGA
- a CDS encoding N-acetylmuramoyl-L-alanine amidase yields MGFGMRMRALVTVIGLLLATLAVDALAASQVRSVRLWRAPDNTRLVFDLSGPVQHSVFTLQSPDRLVIDINGATLGGPLNVPTANTPITSMRSAQRTPDDLRVVIDLKKAVTPKSFTLAPNQQYGNRLVVDLYDNAADANPPPSVADTPATAAPAAPAVVPVSPSKPEIKLTPVPNGKRDIVVVIDAGHGGEDPGASGGRGEKEKNVVLAIAKELQRQINGEKGYRAELTRTGDYFIPLRKRTEIARAKGADLFVSIHADAAPSSAAFGASVFALSERGATSETARWLADSENRSDLIGGAGAVSLDDKDRMLAGVLLDLSMTASLTSSLNVGQKVLTNIGRVTSLHKSRVEQAGFMVLKSPDIPSILVETGFISNSAEANKLQGASHQQALARSITAGVKQFFQQNPPQGTYIAWLRDSGKLAMGAREHTVRPGESLSMIAARYDMTMPMLRTANHLSSDELKVGQELRIPSAELAGEP; encoded by the coding sequence ATGGGGTTTGGTATGCGCATGCGCGCGCTGGTTACTGTGATTGGACTGCTGCTGGCGACACTGGCTGTCGACGCGTTGGCCGCTTCACAGGTACGAAGTGTCCGCTTATGGCGTGCTCCGGATAACACTCGGCTGGTTTTCGACCTGTCTGGCCCGGTTCAGCACAGCGTGTTCACGCTGCAGTCCCCTGATCGTCTGGTCATCGACATCAACGGCGCCACGCTGGGTGGGCCGCTGAACGTGCCGACGGCCAACACGCCGATCACCAGCATGCGCTCGGCGCAGCGCACGCCTGACGACCTGCGCGTGGTCATCGATCTGAAAAAGGCGGTGACGCCGAAAAGCTTCACCCTCGCGCCGAACCAGCAATACGGCAACCGTCTGGTGGTGGACCTGTACGATAACGCTGCCGATGCCAACCCGCCGCCGTCGGTGGCCGATACTCCGGCCACCGCCGCGCCTGCGGCGCCCGCCGTGGTGCCAGTCAGCCCGTCCAAGCCCGAGATCAAACTCACCCCAGTGCCAAACGGCAAGCGCGACATCGTCGTTGTTATTGATGCCGGCCATGGAGGTGAAGACCCGGGAGCGTCCGGCGGCCGCGGTGAAAAAGAAAAGAACGTCGTGCTCGCGATTGCCAAAGAACTGCAGCGCCAGATCAACGGCGAAAAGGGCTACCGAGCAGAGCTGACCCGTACGGGCGACTACTTCATCCCGCTGCGTAAGCGCACGGAAATCGCACGCGCCAAAGGTGCTGACCTGTTCGTGTCCATTCACGCCGATGCGGCGCCTTCCTCAGCGGCCTTTGGCGCCTCGGTGTTTGCCTTGTCCGAACGCGGCGCCACTTCGGAGACAGCACGCTGGCTGGCGGACAGTGAAAACCGTTCCGACCTGATCGGTGGCGCCGGGGCCGTGAGCCTCGATGACAAAGACCGCATGCTCGCTGGCGTACTGCTTGATTTGTCGATGACCGCATCGCTGACTTCAAGCCTGAACGTCGGCCAGAAGGTTCTGACCAACATCGGCCGCGTGACCTCGTTGCACAAGTCCCGCGTCGAGCAGGCCGGCTTCATGGTGCTCAAGTCGCCGGATATTCCGTCGATTCTGGTCGAAACCGGCTTCATCTCCAATTCAGCCGAAGCGAACAAGCTGCAAGGCGCAAGCCACCAGCAGGCGTTGGCTCGCTCCATCACGGCGGGTGTGAAGCAATTCTTCCAGCAGAATCCACCCCAAGGCACCTATATCGCCTGGCTGCGAGATAGCGGCAAGCTGGCCATGGGGGCCCGCGAGCACACGGTCCGTCCCGGTGAATCGCTGAGCATGATTGCGGCGCGCTACGACATGACCATGCCGATGCTACGTACAGCCAATCACCTGAGTTCCGACGAACTGAAAGTCGGCCAGGAGCTGAGAATCCCCAGCGCAGAACTGGCAGGTGAGCCGTGA
- the tsaE gene encoding tRNA (adenosine(37)-N6)-threonylcarbamoyltransferase complex ATPase subunit type 1 TsaE, translated as MSELTLDLMGEEAMTNFGARIAQVTESNGIIFMEGDLGAGKTTLSRGIIRGLGHTGAVKSPTFTLVEPYEIGRNRAYHFDLYRLVDPEELEFLGIRDYFEGDALCLIEWPNLGAGFLPKPDLIITIRPLDEGRALTLSPKSSRGEQWCAALAPSLK; from the coding sequence GTGTCTGAGCTAACCCTGGACCTCATGGGTGAAGAGGCCATGACCAACTTCGGCGCACGTATTGCCCAAGTGACTGAAAGCAATGGGATTATTTTTATGGAGGGTGATCTCGGCGCAGGCAAGACCACGCTGTCCCGCGGGATCATTCGCGGCCTCGGCCATACCGGCGCGGTTAAAAGTCCGACATTTACGCTGGTAGAACCTTACGAAATTGGGAGAAACCGCGCGTATCACTTTGATCTCTACCGACTTGTTGACCCAGAAGAGCTAGAATTCCTCGGCATCCGGGACTATTTCGAAGGCGACGCCCTTTGTCTCATCGAATGGCCCAATCTGGGTGCAGGCTTTTTGCCAAAGCCTGACCTGATCATTACCATAAGGCCGCTCGATGAAGGTCGAGCGCTGACGCTGAGCCCAAAAAGCTCCCGTGGTGAGCAGTGGTGTGCCGCTCTGGCGCCGTCGCTTAAATAG
- a CDS encoding NAD(P)H-hydrate dehydratase, with amino-acid sequence MLHSKPPFPDALYSAAQVRDLDARLIAAGTPGFELMQRAAHAAWRAIRRCWPEGKQLTVMAGRGNNAGDGYLIAALARRAGWQVGVLAVGDCDALAGDARSAYEEAIAANVDVQPWQQQALAGIVVDALLGTGLTGDVRAPYAAAIQAINHSGLPVVAVDLPSGLCADTGRTLGCAIRADLTVTFIGLKVGLFTGDAPELVGELVFDDLQADAGIIRQTPISVKRLDTFNLPTLAPRSRIAHKGMFGRVLVVGGDRGFGGAALLATESTLRTGAGMVTLATRPEHVSAALTRFPEVMSAGITSANQLRALIEPASVLVVGPGLGQHSWGKSLLSAAANAPLPQVWDADALNELATGAVQLPEGCVITPHPGEAARLLGTDTNHIQADRPAAARALAKKFNAVCVLKGSGSLIANPAGDLALADHGHPAMATGGLGDVLSGVIGALMAQKMNAYDAACLGVWLHALAGEQCGAGGRGLAAADLIPVIRQLLEEHQPCLS; translated from the coding sequence ATGTTGCACAGCAAACCCCCATTTCCCGACGCACTGTACAGCGCCGCTCAGGTCCGCGACCTCGACGCACGCCTGATTGCCGCCGGCACGCCCGGCTTCGAACTCATGCAGCGCGCGGCCCATGCCGCGTGGCGTGCGATACGTCGCTGCTGGCCCGAGGGCAAGCAGCTGACGGTGATGGCCGGTCGCGGCAATAACGCCGGCGATGGCTATCTCATTGCTGCGCTGGCCCGGCGTGCCGGCTGGCAAGTGGGCGTGCTGGCCGTGGGCGACTGCGATGCGCTGGCTGGCGACGCTCGATCCGCTTATGAAGAAGCCATTGCCGCTAATGTCGATGTTCAGCCATGGCAACAGCAAGCGCTGGCCGGCATTGTTGTCGACGCGCTGCTGGGCACGGGACTGACAGGTGACGTGCGCGCGCCTTACGCGGCGGCCATTCAAGCCATCAATCACTCTGGATTGCCCGTCGTGGCGGTCGATCTTCCTTCGGGACTGTGCGCGGATACGGGGCGAACCCTCGGCTGTGCAATCCGGGCGGATCTGACCGTCACTTTTATCGGCTTGAAAGTCGGGCTATTCACCGGCGATGCGCCCGAGCTGGTGGGCGAACTGGTGTTCGATGACTTGCAGGCGGACGCCGGGATCATTCGGCAAACCCCCATTAGCGTCAAACGACTGGACACCTTCAATCTGCCCACGCTGGCCCCTCGCTCACGCATCGCACACAAGGGCATGTTTGGCCGCGTGCTGGTGGTGGGTGGCGATCGGGGTTTCGGCGGCGCAGCATTGCTCGCCACCGAAAGCACGCTGCGCACCGGCGCTGGCATGGTCACGCTGGCAACGCGGCCGGAACATGTCAGCGCCGCGCTGACGCGATTCCCCGAAGTCATGAGCGCCGGCATCACCTCGGCCAACCAGCTCCGCGCGTTGATCGAGCCCGCGTCGGTACTGGTGGTCGGTCCGGGACTCGGCCAGCACAGTTGGGGGAAAAGCCTTTTGTCCGCGGCTGCCAACGCGCCGCTGCCGCAGGTCTGGGATGCCGACGCACTGAATGAACTGGCGACCGGCGCGGTGCAACTGCCCGAGGGCTGCGTGATCACCCCGCATCCCGGCGAAGCCGCTCGCCTGCTGGGCACCGACACCAATCACATTCAGGCGGATCGTCCGGCTGCAGCGCGGGCGCTGGCCAAAAAATTCAACGCCGTATGCGTTTTAAAAGGCAGCGGCAGCCTGATCGCCAACCCGGCAGGTGACCTCGCACTGGCCGATCACGGCCATCCGGCGATGGCGACCGGCGGGCTGGGCGATGTGCTGTCCGGTGTCATCGGCGCGCTGATGGCGCAAAAGATGAACGCCTACGACGCTGCTTGTCTGGGCGTCTGGCTGCACGCCCTCGCCGGTGAACAATGCGGCGCCGGCGGGCGAGGGCTGGCTGCCGCTGATCTGATTCCTGTTATTCGCCAGCTTCTGGAGGAGCACCAACCGTGTCTGAGCTAA
- the queG gene encoding tRNA epoxyqueuosine(34) reductase QueG, with product MSAITVDPSTASTSLTAAGLTDLAQSIKEWGRELGFQQVGISGLDLAEHEQHLERWLEAGYHGEMDYMAAHGSKRSHPDELVPGTLRVVSLRMDYLPGDTQMAQLLGQPEKAYVSRYALGRDYHKLIRKRVQQLAERIQQAIGPFGFRAFVDSAPVLEKAIAEQAGLGWIGKNTLVLNRKAGSYFFLSELFVDLPLPVDAPHATEHCGRCTACLDVCPTNAFVGPYVLDARKCISYLTIELKTSIPEELRSLIGNRVFGCDDCQIVCPWNRFARPTDQTDFKPRHGLDNAELTTLFLWDETTFLSNTEGSPLRRAGYERWLRNLAVGLGNAPSTIPVIEALKARREHTSEMVREHVEWALRQHETKTAARIL from the coding sequence ATGTCCGCGATAACTGTAGATCCCTCCACAGCCTCAACCTCCCTAACGGCAGCGGGGCTGACCGACCTTGCTCAATCGATCAAGGAGTGGGGGCGCGAGCTCGGTTTTCAGCAAGTCGGAATCTCGGGGCTGGACCTGGCTGAGCACGAGCAGCACCTCGAACGCTGGCTCGAAGCGGGTTACCACGGCGAGATGGACTACATGGCAGCGCATGGCAGCAAACGTTCGCATCCGGACGAGTTGGTGCCGGGAACGCTGCGCGTGGTGTCATTGCGCATGGACTATCTGCCCGGCGACACGCAGATGGCTCAGTTGCTGGGGCAGCCCGAGAAAGCCTATGTCTCCCGTTACGCGCTGGGCCGTGATTACCACAAGCTGATCCGCAAGCGCGTGCAACAGCTGGCGGAGCGTATTCAACAGGCGATCGGACCATTCGGGTTTCGCGCGTTCGTCGACAGCGCACCGGTGCTGGAGAAGGCCATTGCCGAGCAGGCCGGGCTGGGCTGGATCGGCAAGAACACCCTGGTGCTCAATCGCAAGGCCGGCAGTTATTTCTTTCTCAGCGAGCTGTTCGTTGACCTGCCGCTGCCGGTGGATGCGCCACACGCCACCGAGCATTGCGGGCGCTGCACGGCGTGTTTGGACGTATGCCCGACCAATGCGTTCGTCGGGCCCTACGTGCTGGATGCGCGCAAATGCATTTCCTACCTGACCATCGAGCTAAAGACGTCGATTCCGGAAGAATTGCGCTCGCTGATTGGCAACCGGGTGTTCGGCTGTGATGACTGTCAGATCGTTTGCCCGTGGAATCGCTTCGCCCGGCCGACCGATCAAACGGATTTCAAACCCCGCCACGGCCTTGATAACGCTGAATTGACGACGCTGTTTTTGTGGGATGAAACGACGTTCTTGAGCAACACCGAAGGCTCACCGCTGCGGCGCGCCGGGTATGAGCGCTGGTTAAGAAACCTGGCGGTGGGGCTGGGCAACGCGCCGTCCACCATCCCTGTCATCGAAGCGCTGAAAGCTCGGCGGGAGCATACGTCGGAGATGGTGCGCGAGCACGTGGAATGGGCGCTGCGGCAGCATGAAACCAAGACCGCAGCGCGCATCCTGTAG
- a CDS encoding trimeric intracellular cation channel family protein has translation MLLMLYLIAITAEAMTGALSAGRRGMDWFGVVLIACITALGGGSVRDVLLGHYPLTWVKHPEYLILTSIAALVTIFIAPLMRHLRSLFLVLDALGLVAFTLIGCMTALDMGLSMTVAAVSGVITGVFGGILRDIFCNDIPLIFRRELYASVSFAAAWCFLLCQYAGLPVEQGTLITLFGGLLLRLLAIRFRWEMPKFVYKDGH, from the coding sequence ATGTTGTTGATGCTCTACCTGATCGCTATTACGGCCGAAGCCATGACTGGCGCGCTGTCCGCAGGCCGTCGCGGCATGGACTGGTTCGGTGTGGTGCTGATCGCGTGCATCACGGCGCTGGGCGGCGGTTCCGTTCGCGACGTGCTGCTGGGGCATTACCCGCTGACGTGGGTCAAGCACCCTGAGTACCTGATCCTCACCAGCATTGCAGCGCTGGTAACCATCTTTATCGCACCACTGATGCGCCATCTGCGCTCGCTGTTTCTGGTGCTCGATGCGCTGGGATTGGTGGCGTTTACCCTGATCGGCTGCATGACTGCCCTGGACATGGGCTTGAGTATGACCGTCGCTGCCGTGAGCGGGGTGATCACCGGTGTGTTTGGCGGGATCCTGCGGGACATCTTCTGCAACGACATCCCCCTGATCTTCCGCCGCGAGCTGTATGCCAGTGTGTCGTTCGCCGCCGCGTGGTGCTTTTTGCTGTGTCAGTACGCCGGACTGCCGGTGGAGCAGGGCACGCTGATCACCCTGTTTGGCGGGCTGTTGCTGCGGCTGCTGGCGATCAGGTTTCGCTGGGAAATGCCCAAGTTTGTTTACAAGGACGGGCACTGA
- the orn gene encoding oligoribonuclease, which translates to MQNKQNLIWIDLEMTGLDPDNDVIIEMATIITDSELNTLAEGPVIAVHQSDELLNGMDEWNTRQHGGSGLTQRVRESKISNDEAEAMTLEFIKQWVPERSSPICGNSICQDRRFLYKRMPTLENYFHYRNLDVSTLKELAARWSPDLKFKKGSTHLALDDIRESIAELRFYREHFIKS; encoded by the coding sequence ATGCAGAACAAACAGAATCTGATCTGGATCGACCTGGAAATGACCGGTCTGGACCCTGATAACGACGTCATCATCGAGATGGCAACCATCATCACCGACAGCGAACTCAATACCCTGGCCGAAGGACCGGTCATCGCGGTTCATCAGAGCGACGAGCTTCTGAACGGCATGGACGAGTGGAACACTCGCCAGCACGGCGGTTCCGGCCTGACCCAGCGTGTGCGAGAAAGCAAAATCTCCAACGACGAAGCCGAGGCCATGACGCTTGAGTTCATCAAACAGTGGGTGCCCGAGCGCAGTTCGCCCATCTGCGGCAACAGCATCTGCCAGGACCGTCGCTTCCTGTACAAACGCATGCCGACGCTGGAAAACTATTTCCACTACCGCAATCTGGATGTCTCGACCCTCAAGGAACTGGCCGCACGCTGGTCGCCTGACCTCAAGTTCAAGAAGGGCAGCACTCACCTTGCGCTGGACGATATCCGTGAGTCGATCGCCGAACTGCGTTTCTACCGCGAGCACTTCATCAAGTCTTGA